A single Perognathus longimembris pacificus isolate PPM17 chromosome 17, ASM2315922v1, whole genome shotgun sequence DNA region contains:
- the LOC125365578 gene encoding schlafen family member 13-like — translation MSNMQRNFCSLVVEPYQPDFVIGIGKITLGETSRNNLQGNQKQQEKETLLQAACALLNSGGGLIRMEMKEEIQHPGEMGLDLEKALRELIQTLDLQTFFETRQHLKYFYIFVKSWSSGSLHGSPMARICSLSPSLYRRSGTSKWPMDSRAAFDFLKDKKEKAKHGLLNEGSSSNKIPRLAHQTISEPNSAFHVFQRDWLEFNETLPFPESQTIEFKQFSTRHIQEYVKSIIPEYISAFANTGGGYLFIGVDDRTKKVLGCSKDKVDPVSLNIVVQKEMSKLPIFHFCSSNAPISYSHKVINVLKMGELYGYVFVLKVEPFCCVVFSSAPNSWMVEEKKGIYPLTTEEWVRRMMDDDPDLPEAFESQLHLSESPPCCRPVYSRKGLEHKSDLQQHFFPVEPEHLRHAPEALWKELCKDHEGLEELIHQQLSPSSWGILIVSRSWAVDLNLQARQGVICDVLLIVHNNPPILFTVLREQETGGQDYCTHTAFTLKQKLVNMGGYTGRLCVLAKVLYLSPRSNAEPVEGSDSLINYPLSYNLADHQQMEALLQALVIVLLSFQCFLGDQLGSKVLNLLTAKQYEILSKNLHKSRELFIHGLPGSGKTVMAMKIMEKIRNVFHCESNKVLYICENQPLRDSISERKICQAVTRKTFMNYDFEEIEHIIIDEAQNFRSENGQWYLKAKNITQRKKDCPGILWIFLDYFQTSHLTDSGLPPFSAQYPREELNRVVRNADPIALYLQRTMQNIRENPPYNIPYESLQMLPEVEWVRGVSGSLKIEFLDLEAMVSYVTTKCKDFLKNGYSPKDIVVLFNTTDEMEKYQDKFLKEMRKRNTSQTNDAFINARHMFDSIRRFSGLERNIVFGISPWAATPAIYHSLLLCLASRANQHLYILNFLDRNPFIQDEIEVI, via the exons ATGAGCAACATGCAGAGAAATTTTTGCTCCCTGGTGGTGGAACCATATCAACCAGACTTTGTCATCGGCATAGGAAAAATAACTCTGGGTGAAACAAGCAGAAACAATTTGCAAGGAAATCAGAAACAGCAGGAGAAGGAGACACTTTTACAGGCTGCATGTGCTCTGTTAAACTCTGGAGGAGGACTGATTCGGatggaaatgaaagaagagataCAGCATCCTGGGGAGATGGGACTGGACCTAGAAAAGGCCTTGAGAGAGCTTATTCAAACTTTAGATTTGCAGACTTTCTTTGAAACTAGGCAACACTTgaagtatttttacatttttgttaaatCATGGAGCAGTGGCTCTTTACATGGTTCCCCTATGGCCCGAATTTGTAGCCTAAGTCCTTCATTGTACCGTAGATCTGGTACCTCTAAATGGCCCATGGACTCAAGAGCTGCGTTTGATTTCCTGAAGGATaagaaggagaaagcaaaacaTGGTCTGTTGAATGAAGGATCTTCATCCAATAAAATTCCAAGACTTGCACATCAGACCATCTCTGAACCAAATTCTGCTTTCCATGTTTTCCAAAGAGACTGGCTTGAATTCAATGAAACTTTGCCTTTTCCGGAGTCTCAAACAATAGAGTTTAAACAGTTCTCCACAAGACACATCCAGGAATATGTAAAAAGCATAATTCCCGAGTACATCTCTGCATTTGCCAACACTGGAGGAGGCTATCTTTTTATTGGAGTGGATGACAGGACCAAGAAAGTCTTGGGATGCTCAAAAGATAAGGTTGACCCTGTGTCTTTAAACATAgtggtacaaaaagaaatgtccaagtTACCTATTTTCCATTTCTGCTCTTCCAATGCACCAATATCCTACAGTCATAAAGTCATAAATGTGCTTAAAATGGGAGAGCTGTATGGTTATGTCTTTGTGCTCAAAGTAGAGCCATTCTGCTGTGTAGTATTCTCAAGTGCTCCCAACTCATGGATGGTGGAGGAGAAGAAGGGCATCTACCCTCTGACAACTGAGGAATGGGTAAGAAGGATGATGGATGATGACCCAG ATTTGCCCGAAGCTTTCGAATCTCAGCTGCATCTATCTGAAAGTCCTCCATGCTGCAGACCTGTGTATTCCAGGAAAGGTCTGGAACATAAATCTGATCTCCAACAACATTTCTTTCCAG TGGAACCAGAACATCTCAGACATGCTCCTGAGGCACTCTGGAAGGAGCTGTGTAAAGATCATGAAGGACTGGAGGAGTTAATACACCAGcaactctccccttcctcctggggAATTCTGATAGTCTCAAGAAGCTGGGCTGTGGACCTGAATTTGCAAGCGAGGCAGGGAGTCATCTGTGATGTGCTGCTCATTGTACACAACAATCCCCCCATCCTCTTCACCGTTCTCAGGGAGCAAGAAACAGGTGGACAGGACTACTGCACGCACACCGCCTTTACACTGAAGCAGAAGCTGGTGAACATGGGTGGCTATACTGGGAGGCTGTGTGTCCTGGCCAAGGTCCTCTACCTGAGTCCCCGGAGCAATGCAGAGCCAGTAGAGGGGTCAGACTCTCTAATAAATTATCCCCTGTCTTATAACCTAGCAGACCACCAGCAAATGGAAGCCTTGCTGCAGGCCCTTGTGATTGTCTTGCTCAGCTTTCAGTGTTTCCTGGGTGACCAACTTGGCAGTAAAGTATTAAACCTTCTCACAGCCAAACAGTATGAGATCTTGTCTAAAAACCTCCACAAGAGCAGGGAATTGTTCATCCATGGCTTGCCTGGCTCGGGGAAGACAGTCATGGCCATGAAAATCATGGAGAAGATCCGGAATGTGTTTCACTGTGAGTCAAATAAAGTTCTCTACATTTGTGAAAACCAGCCTTTGAGGGACTCAATCAG TGAAAGAAAAATCTGCCAGGCAGTGACCAGGAAAACCTTCATGAACTATGATTTTGAAGAAATTGAACACATCATCATTGATGAAGCTCAGAATTTCCGCTCTGAAAATGGTCAATGGTATCTGAAGGCAAAAAACATCACTCAGAGAAAAAAGGATTGTCCAGGAATTCTCTGGATCTTTCTGGACTACTTTCAGACTAGTCACTTGACTGATAGTGGTCTTCCACCCTTCTCTGCCCAGTATCCACGAGAGGAGCTCAATAGAGTGGTTCGAAATGCAGATCCAATAGCCCTCTACCTACAAAGAACAATGCAGAACATCAGAGAAAATCCCCCCTACAACATTCCCTATGAATCTCTGCAGATGCTTCCTGAAGTTGAATGGGTTCGGGGTGTTTCAGGCAGTTTAAAGATTGAGTTCTTGGACCTAGAGGCAATGGTGAGTTATGTGACAACAAAGTGCAAGGATTTCTTGAAGAATGGCTATTCTCCCAAAGACATTGTTGTGCTTTTCAACACAACAGATGAAATGGAGAAATATCAAGATAAGTTTCtaaaagaaatgaggaagagaaaCACTTCTCAGACCAATGATGCTTTCATTAATGCCAGGCACATGTTTGACAGTATCCGTAGATTCTCAGGCCTAGAAAGAAACATTGTGTTTGGGATCAGTCCTTGGGCAGCTACGCCAGCTATTTACCACAGTCTTCTGCTCTGTCTGGCTTCCAGGGCAAATCAACACCTGTATATTCTGAACTTTCTTGATAGGAATCCCTTCATCCAAGACGAAATAGAGGTAATATAG